Genomic window (Candidatus Zixiibacteriota bacterium):
GCGCCCGAGGCCAGGATAAACTCCCCTTTGAAGACAGCTTTGTCGTTAACCACCTGCAGAAGCCGGGCGCGGGCTTCCTCCAGTGTCAGATCCAGCATTTCACGCATTTTGCAGTCCTTTCGCAGGTTAAATATATTGGTCAGGATACGAGGATGTATATTTGATGTCAAGCCGGATTTAACAGATTTGTTTTCCGGCTCCTGTGCCACGGACTTTCAACAGGTTTGTCTTGTGAATCAGAAATTGACAGCTTATTCCGAATCGTCGGGGGATTTCCGGATTCGCCCTGAGACCTGTTTCTTGAGGGTAAATTCCTTCAGGTTACGGTCGGTCTCGAGACCATAGCCACGCAGGATATCGTCACCGCGATGAATCTCGTTGTAGACGTTGTTGACCACACGGTTTTTGTCCTGATCCCATTTCAACGCTTCGGTATAAAGCTTGACCCCATCATCGGAAGTGACCTCGACATCGCCCCAGACAGTCATCCGGTTGTTTTCTTCGATCACCTCACCCGAATCAGCTGTCAGCCAGGAAGTCTCATGCCCGGTCGAATCGTAGAAATGAGCGGTTATCCCGCGTGCGATCGTCTCTTTGTGGCCGAAATGTTTTTCGATCAGGGCGGCATCTATAATGGCCGTGGTGCGCCCGTCACGGGTCAGGTATATCCTGGAATCATGCAGGACCTGCTCGGTCGATGTGTTCTTGCTGTCACCGGTTTCCGACGACGATGAATCCTCGCCGGCACACGCCAGACAAACAATCAAGAGAGAAGTTAATGCAAAATATTTAATCTGCTTCATATCTTTATAATCTATTTCGGCTGATTCTCACATGATCATCAGTATACTTGAACACTCGAACAGGATAAAAGATCACACTATTTTTCTGTGGAGAATGTCGTGGATATGAATGATCCCTTCGACTTTGCCCTCTTGGTTAACTACGGGTAACGCGGTAATCTTATGGGATTCCATCAGGTTCAGCGCTTTCTCGGCCAACTCGCTTTTAGCGATAGTCTTGGGCGAGGCAACCATGACCTCGGAAGCTGAAAGCTTCATGACATCCCCCCCTTTCTCGACCATCCGCCGCAAGTCCCCATCGGTAAAAATTCCCGCCAGACTGCCATCGGAATTAAGCACCAAAGTCGAACCTAACCGCTTGGAAGTCATCTCCAGAATGGTCTCCTGCATATTCGCTTTAGGTGCGACCGCCGGGATTTCGGAATCGGTATGCATCAGGTCCTCGACCCGCAGAAGCAGACGTCTGCCCAGCGCTCCTCCCGGATGAAGCCGGGCAAAATCCTCGGGCGAGAAATCGCGTTTACGCAACAGCACAATCGCCAGAGCATCGCCCAGCACCAGGGCCGCGGTAGTCGAGCAGGTCGGCACCAGATTGAATGATTCCGCTTCCTGATCTACGGAGGCATCCAGAACACAATCGGATGATTTTGCCAGTTGCGAATCGAGCTTGCCAACTATGGAAATAATCGGCACCCCCAGTCTTTTGAACGGCACCAGAAGATCGAAGAGTTCGTCGGTATCACCCGACTTCGATATCATCAGGACTATATCCTCTTTGCGCACAATTCCCAAGTCGCCATGAATCGCTTCGGAAGGATGCATGTACACAGCCGGTGTGCCGGTGG
Coding sequences:
- the lptC gene encoding LPS export ABC transporter periplasmic protein LptC, yielding MKQIKYFALTSLLIVCLACAGEDSSSSETGDSKNTSTEQVLHDSRIYLTRDGRTTAIIDAALIEKHFGHKETIARGITAHFYDSTGHETSWLTADSGEVIEENNRMTVWGDVEVTSDDGVKLYTEALKWDQDKNRVVNNVYNEIHRGDDILRGYGLETDRNLKEFTLKKQVSGRIRKSPDDSE
- a CDS encoding KpsF/GutQ family sugar-phosphate isomerase; translation: MSLKLAEEIILREAEAVRNLAERLNSDFEQAVELILNCEGRVIVTGMGKSGLIGRKITATFNSTGTPAVYMHPSEAIHGDLGIVRKEDIVLMISKSGDTDELFDLLVPFKRLGVPIISIVGKLDSQLAKSSDCVLDASVDQEAESFNLVPTCSTTAALVLGDALAIVLLRKRDFSPEDFARLHPGGALGRRLLLRVEDLMHTDSEIPAVAPKANMQETILEMTSKRLGSTLVLNSDGSLAGIFTDGDLRRMVEKGGDVMKLSASEVMVASPKTIAKSELAEKALNLMESHKITALPVVNQEGKVEGIIHIHDILHRKIV